A genomic stretch from Malus domestica chromosome 15, GDT2T_hap1 includes:
- the LOC103450453 gene encoding transcription factor bHLH110-like isoform X1: MESANFHHQQHHQLQENLVRSSSLAATTPSCYAVGTKPAWTPTTTLSSSGNSLPNSSLDTLNSSLVPDLGFHWLTNITSDHQSAHDLVKIKEELSSSSSLDHHSSFPKLTEMLTAATSSSSIDHDQYFQFMKNEQKDQMIMNDLSEKLLLKTLSSRCQMNSTINSHHHQIPPSARDHHQFYSNDHHHLLHNSNLMGGVPLAMPSRSAGHFSQIYPSINVSNLNRSLSSSTLSSSSLDMKLQAMDLLGASAGFSTGDGSSFSTTPTNSHDTLGLYNGRHNSFGTLEQMHQGKVSSFDNEMTEVKRPGSLIETKATQAAAPKKSRLESRNSCPPFKVRKEKLGDRIAALQQLVAPFGKTDTASVLMEAIGYIKFLQNQVETLSVPYMKSSRNKTSKTILQGGMAEINGNGETKRDLISRGLCLVPLSCMSYVTGDVGGGGGNGGGSLWPTPNFGGGT; encoded by the exons ATGGAGTCTGCAAATTTCCATCACCAACAACATCATCAGCTCCAAGAGAATCTTGTTAGGTCTTCTTCTTTAGCAGCTACTACCCCATCTTGCTATGCAGTTGGAACCAAGCCTGCTTGGACCCCTACTACCACTTT GAGCAGTAGTGGTAACTCATTACCAAATTCAAGCTTGGACACCCTCAACAGTTCCCTGGTTCCGGACTTGGGTTTTCACTGGCTTACTAATATTACTAGTGATCATCAATCTGCCCATGACCTTGTTAAAATTAAGGAAGAGCTCTCATCATCATCCTCATTAGATCATCACAGTTCCTTCCCAAAATTAACAGAAATGCTAACCGCGGCCACGTCGAGCAGTAGCATTGATCATGACCAATATTTCCAATTCATGAAAAATGAGCAAAAAGATCAAATGATCATGAATGATCTCAGTGAGAAGCTCTTGCTCAAGACATTGTCTTCTAGATGCCAAATGAATAGTACTATTAATTCTCATCATCATCAAATTCCACCATCAGCTAGAGATCACCATCAATTTTACTCAAATGATCATCATCATCTACTCCACAACTCTAATCTAATGGGAGGTGTGCCGTTGGCGATGCCTAGCAGATCAGCCGGGCACTTCAGCCAAATCTATCCGAGCATCAACGTTTCCAACTTGAACCGGTCGTTATCTTCGTCTACACTCTCGAGCTCTAGCTTGGACATGAAATTGCAGGCCATGGATCTCTTAGGTGCTTCTGCAGGATTTAGTACTGGGGATGGTAGTAGTTTTAGTACTACGCCTACTAATTCACATGATACTCTTGGCTTATACAATGGAAGGCATAACTCGTTTGGTACTCTTGAACAGATGCACCAAGGAAAG gtATCGTCTTTCGACAATGAAATGACAGAAGTGAAGAGACCCGGCAGTTTGATTGAGACAAAAGCAACTCAAGCAGCTGCACCAAAGAAATCGCGATTAGAGTCGCGCAATTCATGCCCACCCTTTAAG GTTAGGAAGGAAAAATTAGGAGATAGAATCGCAGCTCTTCAGCAATTGGTAGCACCTTTCGGCAAG ACAGACACAGCATCTGTACTAATGGAGGCTATCGGATacatcaaattccttcaaaacCAGGTCGAG ACATTAAGCGTCCCATACATGAAGTCATCACGCAATAAGACCTCTAAAACAATATTACAAGGG GGCATGGCGGAGATCAATGGAAATGGAGAGACAAAGCGAGATCTCATAAGTAGAGGGCTCTGCCTCGTGCCACTGTCATGCATGTCTTATGTGACTGGTGACGTCGGCGGTGGTGGCGGCAATGGCGGTGGTAGCCTTTGGCCAACTCCTAACTTTGGTGGAGGGACTTAA
- the LOC103450453 gene encoding transcription factor bHLH110-like isoform X2, with amino-acid sequence MESANFHHQQHHQLQENLVRSSSLAATTPSCYAVGTKPAWTPTTTLSSSGNSLPNSSLDTLNSSLVPDLGFHWLTNITSDHQSAHDLVKIKEELSSSSSLDHHSSFPKLTEMLTAATSSSSIDHDQYFQFMKNEQKDQMIMNDLSEKLLLKTLSSRCQMNSTINSHHHQIPPSARDHHQFYSNDHHHLLHNSNLMGGVPLAMPSRSAGHFSQIYPSINVSNLNRSLSSSTLSSSSLDMKLQAMDLLGASAGFSTGDGSSFSTTPTNSHDTLGLYNGRHNSFGTLEQMHQGKVSSFDNEMTEVKRPGSLIETKATQAAAPKKSRLESRNSCPPFKVRKEKLGDRIAALQQLVAPFGKTDTASVLMEAIGYIKFLQNQVEGMAEINGNGETKRDLISRGLCLVPLSCMSYVTGDVGGGGGNGGGSLWPTPNFGGGT; translated from the exons ATGGAGTCTGCAAATTTCCATCACCAACAACATCATCAGCTCCAAGAGAATCTTGTTAGGTCTTCTTCTTTAGCAGCTACTACCCCATCTTGCTATGCAGTTGGAACCAAGCCTGCTTGGACCCCTACTACCACTTT GAGCAGTAGTGGTAACTCATTACCAAATTCAAGCTTGGACACCCTCAACAGTTCCCTGGTTCCGGACTTGGGTTTTCACTGGCTTACTAATATTACTAGTGATCATCAATCTGCCCATGACCTTGTTAAAATTAAGGAAGAGCTCTCATCATCATCCTCATTAGATCATCACAGTTCCTTCCCAAAATTAACAGAAATGCTAACCGCGGCCACGTCGAGCAGTAGCATTGATCATGACCAATATTTCCAATTCATGAAAAATGAGCAAAAAGATCAAATGATCATGAATGATCTCAGTGAGAAGCTCTTGCTCAAGACATTGTCTTCTAGATGCCAAATGAATAGTACTATTAATTCTCATCATCATCAAATTCCACCATCAGCTAGAGATCACCATCAATTTTACTCAAATGATCATCATCATCTACTCCACAACTCTAATCTAATGGGAGGTGTGCCGTTGGCGATGCCTAGCAGATCAGCCGGGCACTTCAGCCAAATCTATCCGAGCATCAACGTTTCCAACTTGAACCGGTCGTTATCTTCGTCTACACTCTCGAGCTCTAGCTTGGACATGAAATTGCAGGCCATGGATCTCTTAGGTGCTTCTGCAGGATTTAGTACTGGGGATGGTAGTAGTTTTAGTACTACGCCTACTAATTCACATGATACTCTTGGCTTATACAATGGAAGGCATAACTCGTTTGGTACTCTTGAACAGATGCACCAAGGAAAG gtATCGTCTTTCGACAATGAAATGACAGAAGTGAAGAGACCCGGCAGTTTGATTGAGACAAAAGCAACTCAAGCAGCTGCACCAAAGAAATCGCGATTAGAGTCGCGCAATTCATGCCCACCCTTTAAG GTTAGGAAGGAAAAATTAGGAGATAGAATCGCAGCTCTTCAGCAATTGGTAGCACCTTTCGGCAAG ACAGACACAGCATCTGTACTAATGGAGGCTATCGGATacatcaaattccttcaaaacCAGGTCGAG GGCATGGCGGAGATCAATGGAAATGGAGAGACAAAGCGAGATCTCATAAGTAGAGGGCTCTGCCTCGTGCCACTGTCATGCATGTCTTATGTGACTGGTGACGTCGGCGGTGGTGGCGGCAATGGCGGTGGTAGCCTTTGGCCAACTCCTAACTTTGGTGGAGGGACTTAA